The proteins below come from a single Elusimicrobiaceae bacterium genomic window:
- the rplQ gene encoding 50S ribosomal protein L17: MIKNTGYRKLGKTSSHKNAMLKNMATSIILHEEVKTTLPKAKEVRRVVEGLITLAKANDHLAVKDTLKDKNAYKKLFDVLAARYQNRPGGFTRIYRAGVRQGDNAQVAIIKLVD; this comes from the coding sequence ATGATTAAGAATACTGGATACCGTAAACTCGGCAAAACTTCTTCTCACAAGAATGCCATGCTTAAAAATATGGCTACCAGCATTATCTTGCACGAAGAAGTAAAAACCACTCTGCCCAAGGCCAAAGAAGTTCGCCGCGTGGTGGAAGGTTTGATTACTTTAGCCAAAGCCAATGATCATTTGGCCGTTAAAGATACCTTGAAAGATAAGAACGCCTACAAAAAATTGTTTGATGTGTTGGCGGCTCGTTATCAAAATCGCCCTGGTGGTTTCACTCGCATTTATCGTGCCGGTGTACGCCAAGGTGACAATGCCCAAGTGGCTATCATTAAATTGGTGGACTAA
- a CDS encoding rod shape-determining protein yields MVIDYLGGLFSSDLGMDLGTANCLIYVKDKGIVLREPSVVAVERETGEVKAVGAKAKQMLGRTPANIIAVRPMKNGVIADFEVTQEMIRYFIRKVHSRSSLLRPRIVIGIPSDITGVERRAVDDAARQAGAREVYLIEEPMASAMGADLPIAEPHASMIVDIGGGTTEVAVISLGGMVVAKSIDVAGDELTECIVQYFRKKYNLIIGETTAEEVKINLGSVYPLKEEKSMEVKGRDQTQGLPRTLTVTSEEIRQALMEPVRLIIDVIKSTLEETPPELAADLVDRGLVVAGGGSLLRGITDLIRKETDIPVHRAADPLSCVALGTGKFLEQLNEKGSRFFGSRGKSY; encoded by the coding sequence ATGGTTATTGACTATCTGGGGGGGCTGTTTTCCTCTGACCTCGGCATGGACCTCGGCACTGCCAACTGCTTGATTTACGTCAAGGATAAAGGCATTGTGCTCAGAGAACCCTCTGTCGTGGCTGTGGAACGCGAAACCGGCGAGGTAAAAGCCGTCGGCGCGAAGGCCAAGCAAATGTTAGGTCGCACGCCCGCGAATATCATTGCCGTTCGTCCGATGAAAAACGGTGTAATTGCCGATTTCGAAGTGACGCAGGAGATGATTCGCTACTTTATTCGTAAGGTACATAGCCGCAGCAGTTTGTTGCGCCCTAGAATTGTCATTGGCATTCCCTCTGATATTACCGGTGTAGAACGCAGGGCCGTGGATGACGCGGCCCGGCAAGCCGGTGCTCGGGAAGTCTACTTGATTGAAGAACCTATGGCTTCAGCCATGGGTGCAGATTTACCTATTGCAGAACCCCACGCCAGTATGATTGTAGATATCGGTGGTGGTACCACAGAAGTGGCTGTGATTTCCTTGGGCGGCATGGTGGTGGCTAAATCCATCGATGTGGCCGGTGATGAGTTGACCGAATGTATCGTGCAGTATTTCCGCAAGAAATACAATTTGATTATCGGTGAAACGACTGCTGAAGAGGTAAAAATCAATTTAGGTTCTGTCTATCCGCTTAAAGAAGAAAAATCCATGGAAGTAAAAGGACGTGATCAAACACAAGGGTTGCCGCGTACATTGACGGTGACTTCTGAGGAGATCCGTCAGGCTTTAATGGAACCTGTTCGTTTGATTATTGATGTAATCAAGAGCACCCTAGAAGAAACCCCACCCGAACTAGCGGCCGATTTGGTCGATCGCGGTTTGGTGGTTGCCGGCGGTGGAAGTTTGTTGCGCGGTATTACCGATTTGATCCGCAAAGAAACGGATATTCCGGTGCATCGTGCTGCAGACCCCTTAAGTTGTGTGGCATTGGGGACGGGTAAATTCTTGGAGCAACTGAACGAAAAAGGATCTCGTTTCTTTGGAAGCAGAGGTAAATCTTACTAA
- a CDS encoding DUF2344 domain-containing protein, whose product MNNAPKIYKMRVVFTVSGTWDHKRIFAALRNMVLRSGLPFEPAKVNKNWPRLAYGPALGYGQFSLAEYADLYFSSPVKEEAALSALTKSAAGIRVLHVKRVPYALPSVSQLAEVMQYAVEGDFSRYTPVHSLEAFFGGEHIYLTAQAPNSMTVVQDLKPFVLSVRQVRADRLELLLQRHFDKTAKPEHLLAAWLNMVVPTEAEFTIEGLKFTREELYWRDGQGNLHVI is encoded by the coding sequence ATGAACAATGCCCCAAAAATTTATAAAATGCGAGTAGTGTTTACTGTGTCCGGCACGTGGGATCATAAGCGTATTTTTGCAGCTTTACGCAATATGGTTTTGCGCAGCGGATTGCCTTTTGAACCGGCAAAAGTGAACAAAAATTGGCCCAGACTTGCCTATGGCCCTGCTTTAGGATATGGGCAGTTTAGTTTGGCAGAATATGCGGATTTATATTTTTCTTCCCCCGTCAAGGAAGAAGCCGCCTTATCCGCATTAACCAAGTCAGCGGCAGGGATTCGTGTTTTGCATGTAAAAAGAGTTCCGTATGCGTTGCCTTCGGTTAGTCAGTTGGCGGAAGTAATGCAATATGCGGTGGAGGGGGATTTTAGTCGCTATACTCCCGTTCATTCGCTCGAAGCGTTTTTTGGCGGAGAACATATATATTTAACCGCACAAGCTCCTAATTCTATGACGGTTGTGCAAGATTTAAAACCGTTTGTTTTATCGGTTAGGCAGGTGCGTGCGGACAGGTTGGAACTGCTTTTGCAACGGCATTTTGACAAAACGGCTAAGCCGGAACATCTTTTGGCGGCATGGCTGAATATGGTAGTGCCAACGGAAGCAGAATTTACAATAGAAGGTTTAAAATTTACCAGAGAAGAGTTGTACTGGCGTGACGGACAAGGAAATTTACACGTCATATAG
- the rpmJ gene encoding 50S ribosomal protein L36, translating into MKVRASVKKICQKCKIIKRNGVVRVVCEVAKHKQRQG; encoded by the coding sequence ATGAAAGTCAGAGCTAGTGTAAAGAAAATATGCCAAAAGTGCAAAATCATTAAGCGCAACGGCGTGGTACGTGTAGTGTGCGAAGTCGCCAAACACAAACAACGCCAAGGTTAA
- the infA gene encoding translation initiation factor IF-1, translating into MSDKIEVEGKVLESLPNAMFKIEIPGGKVVLGHISGKMRVHHIRILPGDKVKLELSPYDLTKGRITYREK; encoded by the coding sequence ATGAGCGATAAAATAGAAGTAGAAGGCAAAGTCTTGGAATCCTTGCCCAACGCAATGTTCAAAATTGAAATTCCGGGCGGCAAAGTGGTTTTAGGACACATATCCGGGAAAATGAGAGTTCATCATATAAGAATTCTGCCCGGAGACAAAGTAAAGCTTGAATTGTCCCCGTATGACTTAACCAAAGGCAGAATCACTTATAGGGAGAAATAA
- a CDS encoding DNA-directed RNA polymerase subunit alpha → MAFNELVLPQKIQLDEKTASDRYAKFTAEPYESGYGHTVGNSLRRILLSGMEGVAVTAVRIKGAVHEFCTLPNVREDVINILLNLKQLRIKMDGKNREYVTLNAAKPGAVTAADIEEVDGVSIVNKDLQLATLEVGGSIEMEIEISRGKGYVPAEDLAKIQRPAGFIPVDALFSPIVKVHYDVEPARVGQKTDYDRLILEITTDGTLEPSRALHRAAVLLSGSLHIFTIEGEEPGTVAVSTAADMVEPISTTGSVSGATPVNSKLDEVLNQSIEFIELSSRSINCLKSENVNTVRDLIKMTEDDLKMVKNFGAKSMDEIKERLAEMNLSLGMKI, encoded by the coding sequence ATGGCTTTTAATGAATTAGTTCTTCCCCAAAAGATACAGCTGGACGAAAAAACTGCTTCGGATCGGTATGCAAAATTTACCGCCGAACCGTATGAAAGCGGCTATGGTCACACCGTAGGCAATTCTTTGCGCCGCATTTTACTTTCCGGTATGGAAGGTGTTGCGGTGACGGCTGTGCGCATTAAAGGCGCCGTGCATGAATTCTGTACTTTGCCCAACGTGCGGGAAGACGTCATCAACATCTTGCTCAATTTGAAACAGTTGCGCATTAAGATGGACGGCAAAAACCGTGAATATGTCACTTTAAACGCTGCTAAACCCGGCGCAGTGACCGCTGCTGATATCGAAGAAGTAGACGGTGTCAGCATCGTAAACAAAGATTTGCAGTTGGCCACTTTGGAAGTGGGCGGCAGCATTGAAATGGAAATTGAAATTTCCCGCGGTAAAGGCTATGTGCCGGCTGAAGACTTGGCCAAGATTCAACGCCCTGCCGGTTTTATTCCGGTGGATGCCTTGTTCTCTCCCATTGTCAAAGTCCACTATGACGTTGAACCTGCTCGTGTTGGTCAAAAAACCGACTACGATCGCTTGATTTTGGAAATCACTACCGACGGTACTTTAGAACCTTCTCGTGCTTTGCACCGCGCTGCGGTCTTGCTCTCTGGTTCTTTACATATCTTCACCATCGAAGGTGAAGAACCGGGTACTGTGGCCGTCAGCACGGCCGCCGATATGGTTGAACCGATTTCCACCACCGGCAGCGTCAGCGGCGCTACTCCCGTCAATTCTAAACTTGACGAAGTGCTTAACCAGTCTATTGAGTTCATTGAACTCTCTTCTCGTTCCATTAATTGTTTGAAATCCGAGAACGTAAATACCGTTCGCGATTTAATCAAAATGACGGAAGATGATTTGAAAATGGTCAAAAATTTCGGTGCCAAATCTATGGACGAAATTAAAGAAAGACTGGCCGAGATGAATTTGTCTCTGGGCATGAAAATTTAG
- a CDS encoding rod shape-determining protein RodA, translating to MIGYKSSSRKGKIDWVLLGAMLGLAFLGALCIMSAVNALSLSNAVVRTHLVALPLALGVFVTAWSFNYQIFDEQWKPLYGVIMALLIGVLIFGTYQRGSKSWFVLPFFSMQPAEICRVLTILVAAAFLDRQGRRIRDMRTLILLGVLVGPIFGLIMMQPDFSSIVITFPALIALLYCAGINVFYLALIAVFALVAGFFTITWTYLYLHPALLDYKILSVFYKLSSSVWYMGGFCLLLAVGGYVFWWMFKQLRVFLPSFYFVLATMVVMAGFFAGVFVDHQMKPYQRKRVEAFLAPQSDPQGASYNVLQAQIAMGSGGVLGKGLFSGTQSRLGFVPEKHTDFILAVVGEELGLWGTLTVLGLYLLILWRIAMIAYLSSDRYGYLVCSGIFGMFLTYMLINFGMLIGLFPVAGIPLPFISYGGSNLVSSMLALGVVQSVYARRITLV from the coding sequence ATGATAGGATATAAATCTTCTTCCCGCAAAGGAAAAATAGATTGGGTTTTATTGGGGGCCATGTTGGGGTTGGCCTTCTTGGGGGCTTTGTGCATTATGTCTGCGGTGAATGCTTTGTCTTTGTCTAATGCCGTAGTGCGGACTCATTTGGTTGCTTTGCCTTTAGCGTTGGGCGTTTTTGTGACGGCTTGGAGTTTTAATTATCAAATTTTTGATGAACAGTGGAAGCCTTTGTATGGAGTTATTATGGCTTTACTGATAGGGGTATTGATTTTTGGTACCTATCAGCGGGGGAGCAAATCTTGGTTTGTTTTGCCTTTCTTTTCCATGCAACCGGCGGAAATTTGCCGCGTGTTAACTATTTTGGTGGCAGCGGCTTTTTTGGATAGACAGGGCAGGCGTATCCGCGATATGCGCACATTGATTTTATTGGGGGTATTGGTGGGGCCGATTTTTGGCTTGATTATGATGCAGCCGGATTTTTCTTCTATTGTTATTACCTTTCCGGCTCTGATTGCGCTTTTGTACTGCGCAGGGATTAATGTCTTTTATTTGGCACTGATTGCCGTTTTTGCTTTGGTAGCCGGATTTTTTACCATTACTTGGACATATTTATACTTGCATCCTGCCTTGTTGGATTATAAGATTCTTTCTGTTTTTTATAAACTGTCTTCCTCCGTATGGTATATGGGAGGATTTTGTTTGTTATTGGCGGTGGGGGGATATGTTTTTTGGTGGATGTTTAAGCAGTTGCGCGTTTTCTTGCCTTCTTTTTATTTTGTATTGGCTACAATGGTTGTAATGGCCGGCTTTTTTGCAGGGGTTTTTGTGGACCACCAAATGAAACCTTATCAACGTAAACGTGTGGAGGCTTTTTTGGCACCGCAATCAGATCCGCAGGGGGCCTCTTATAATGTTTTGCAGGCTCAAATTGCGATGGGGTCCGGCGGGGTATTGGGAAAAGGATTATTTTCCGGTACGCAATCGCGCTTGGGCTTTGTGCCTGAAAAACATACTGATTTTATTTTGGCGGTAGTGGGGGAAGAATTAGGCTTGTGGGGGACGTTAACGGTGCTGGGTTTGTATTTGTTGATTTTATGGCGCATTGCCATGATTGCCTATTTGTCCAGCGATCGGTACGGTTATTTGGTGTGTAGCGGCATTTTTGGTATGTTTTTGACGTATATGTTGATTAATTTTGGCATGTTGATTGGTCTTTTCCCGGTGGCAGGAATTCCGCTGCCGTTTATTTCTTACGGGGGGTCCAATTTAGTGTCTAGTATGCTGGCTTTGGGTGTAGTACAATCAGTATATGCCCGCAGGATTACTTTGGTATAA
- the rpsD gene encoding 30S ribosomal protein S4, which translates to MSRNTEASCKKCRKLDCKLFLKGTKCYTNCVIDKLASAKVRGGKGAGKVRRAKLSEYGIRLQEKQKARFQSGMSEIPFRNMFDKASKLQGQTGENFLRLLETRLDNIVRRLGFAVSLKTARQIVLHGYVTVNGKPVNVPSFQVKPGDKVALSAALAENTQVKQGLVETEKRNQRPSFLEFDAEKLTGKLLRWPDRAEMSYPVNEQLIVEYYSK; encoded by the coding sequence ATGTCTAGAAATACTGAAGCTAGCTGCAAAAAATGCAGAAAATTAGATTGCAAATTGTTCCTTAAAGGAACCAAATGCTACACCAACTGCGTTATTGATAAATTGGCCTCTGCCAAAGTACGCGGTGGTAAAGGTGCCGGCAAAGTGCGCCGTGCCAAATTGTCCGAATATGGCATTCGTTTGCAGGAAAAACAGAAAGCCCGCTTTCAATCGGGTATGTCTGAAATTCCGTTCCGCAATATGTTTGATAAGGCTTCCAAATTGCAAGGTCAAACCGGTGAAAACTTCTTGCGCTTGTTGGAAACCCGCTTAGATAATATCGTGCGCCGCTTAGGTTTTGCCGTATCTTTGAAAACGGCCCGCCAAATCGTATTGCACGGTTATGTGACGGTAAACGGAAAACCTGTCAATGTGCCCTCTTTCCAAGTAAAACCCGGTGATAAAGTGGCCTTGAGTGCTGCTTTGGCCGAAAATACGCAAGTAAAGCAAGGATTGGTAGAAACGGAAAAACGCAACCAACGCCCCAGTTTCTTGGAATTTGATGCAGAAAAATTGACTGGTAAGCTTTTGAGATGGCCCGACAGAGCGGAAATGTCCTACCCTGTCAATGAGCAGCTCATCGTAGAATACTATTCTAAATAG
- the mreD gene encoding rod shape-determining protein MreD, translating into MITIIKLLISFFSATIFHWAFMAIFGEVGITVNIMLIFAMVICAYLKPEFGYPTAFLSGLFLDFFGVKLFGCNAFIFTLCACAIYGMEKRLDFDGVIPQVFSIFFLTVSASLLNLLLLKVFTGFSAWSGFWPWIGGITLNAVLTPFVFKILHRIFAIEIKIS; encoded by the coding sequence ATGATAACGATTATTAAACTTTTAATTTCATTTTTTTCGGCCACTATTTTTCATTGGGCATTTATGGCCATTTTCGGTGAAGTGGGAATCACTGTCAATATTATGCTTATTTTTGCTATGGTGATTTGCGCCTATTTAAAACCGGAGTTTGGATATCCGACGGCCTTTTTGAGTGGTCTGTTTTTAGATTTTTTCGGAGTTAAACTATTTGGTTGTAATGCTTTTATTTTTACCTTATGCGCTTGTGCAATTTACGGTATGGAGAAGCGTTTGGATTTTGACGGAGTAATTCCGCAGGTTTTTAGTATATTCTTTTTAACAGTAAGTGCTTCTTTGCTTAATTTGTTATTGCTCAAAGTTTTTACCGGTTTTTCGGCTTGGAGTGGTTTTTGGCCATGGATAGGCGGGATAACTTTAAATGCGGTACTGACGCCTTTTGTCTTTAAAATTTTGCACCGCATTTTTGCTATAGAAATCAAAATTTCCTAA
- the mrdA gene encoding penicillin-binding protein 2: protein MATTKICFNNRLKSLLIVAFLAGAVVALRLADIQLIRHTHYLQLAEQNRTQVLYQTAPRGRIFTADGKAVAANAPSFNLYYLSAGPKDKEYLERLSQDFAPLLGAEQKVLLEKLNKGVRSGKALALAENLSPKTAISLKELLLYYPGLYLIEENKRVYPYGAFASHLVGYLGSMEGKEWKNRDLSLDYRLNAKIGKNGLEKKFEKEMKGRDGGVYLEVDFRGRVKRVIEDRKWRAGHDVYLTLNHNVQQAAEEGLKKSKTGRGAAVAMDPRTGAILALVSAPAFNPNMFIPYSDEPEVKSKRINEYNLAVQGIYPPASTFKIITAIAAIEKGDFDPHKIIGCPGHYDAGSRLFRCWSTHGPVDFFGAMAGSCDVYFYTIAAQMGSAVIEKVQRMFQFGQPTGIDLPGEKAGNLYGPTKRARNRSYWFIGDTLNLSIGQGELLVTPIKMAQFASAVASKGKLWKPYYLDRLVHSQTGKVLEIGKSRQIGTVSIQKSTWDLIFKALKHTVDTGTAARVKIKGLDVYGKTGTAQNPHGPDHGWFMAFAAPEGKEPEIAVAVFVEYGEGGSSAAGPIAREMLKAYFSIQDPVRRLKVAPAQKEQVAGGNA, encoded by the coding sequence ATGGCAACTACTAAAATTTGTTTTAATAACCGCTTAAAATCTTTGCTCATCGTGGCCTTTTTGGCAGGAGCGGTGGTGGCATTGCGTTTGGCGGATATACAGTTGATACGTCATACGCATTATCTTCAATTGGCGGAACAAAACCGTACGCAAGTATTGTATCAGACGGCTCCTCGCGGTCGCATTTTTACTGCAGATGGCAAAGCCGTAGCCGCCAATGCCCCTTCTTTCAATTTGTATTACTTATCCGCAGGTCCTAAAGATAAAGAATATTTAGAGCGTTTGTCGCAGGATTTTGCGCCCTTATTGGGGGCTGAACAGAAAGTCTTGTTGGAAAAATTAAACAAAGGGGTCCGCAGCGGAAAAGCATTGGCTTTGGCGGAAAATCTCTCTCCCAAAACGGCTATTTCTTTAAAAGAATTATTGCTTTATTATCCCGGTCTTTATTTAATCGAAGAAAACAAACGTGTTTATCCATACGGTGCTTTTGCCAGTCATTTGGTGGGGTATCTGGGGAGTATGGAAGGAAAAGAATGGAAAAATAGAGATTTGTCGTTGGATTATCGTTTGAATGCCAAAATCGGAAAGAACGGGCTGGAAAAAAAGTTTGAAAAAGAAATGAAAGGACGTGACGGGGGCGTATATTTAGAAGTAGATTTTCGCGGACGGGTGAAAAGGGTAATTGAAGACCGCAAATGGCGTGCTGGACATGATGTGTATTTGACGTTAAATCACAATGTGCAGCAAGCAGCAGAAGAAGGATTAAAAAAATCTAAAACGGGACGTGGAGCCGCTGTGGCAATGGACCCGCGTACGGGGGCTATTTTGGCTTTGGTTTCAGCACCGGCCTTTAATCCGAATATGTTTATCCCCTACTCCGACGAGCCGGAAGTGAAATCCAAAAGAATCAACGAATATAATTTGGCCGTACAAGGGATTTATCCTCCCGCATCCACCTTTAAAATCATTACCGCTATCGCCGCGATAGAAAAAGGCGATTTTGATCCTCATAAAATTATTGGTTGTCCCGGTCATTATGATGCCGGATCTCGATTATTTCGTTGTTGGAGTACACATGGTCCGGTGGATTTTTTTGGCGCCATGGCCGGATCTTGTGATGTTTATTTCTACACAATTGCCGCTCAAATGGGTTCTGCCGTGATAGAAAAAGTGCAAAGGATGTTTCAGTTCGGGCAACCGACCGGAATTGACTTGCCCGGTGAAAAAGCAGGCAACTTATATGGTCCTACCAAACGTGCGCGCAACCGTTCATATTGGTTTATCGGAGATACATTGAATTTATCTATCGGACAAGGAGAATTGTTGGTGACTCCGATTAAAATGGCTCAGTTTGCCAGTGCAGTTGCCAGCAAAGGAAAATTATGGAAACCCTATTATTTAGACCGCTTAGTGCATAGTCAAACGGGTAAAGTGTTAGAAATCGGAAAAAGCCGGCAAATAGGAACTGTAAGTATCCAAAAAAGTACTTGGGATTTAATTTTTAAGGCCTTGAAACATACAGTGGATACCGGCACAGCCGCACGTGTAAAAATAAAAGGGTTGGACGTTTATGGCAAAACAGGAACGGCCCAAAATCCGCATGGGCCGGATCACGGTTGGTTTATGGCTTTTGCCGCTCCTGAAGGGAAAGAGCCGGAGATAGCCGTAGCGGTATTTGTGGAATATGGAGAGGGTGGATCTTCTGCGGCAGGCCCGATAGCCAGAGAAATGTTAAAGGCATATTTTTCTATTCAAGATCCCGTTAGGAGATTGAAAGTCGCCCCCGCTCAAAAGGAACAGGTGGCAGGAGGAAATGCATGA
- the rpsM gene encoding 30S ribosomal protein S13: protein MARVAGIDLPKNKRIDVALEYIYGIGKKNAKEVLAKLEGQIDPATRVKDLTEQQAGLLNTILQKEYKVEGELRREVAQNIHRFIEIGSYKGQRHRRNLPVRGQRTKTNSRTRRGRRKTVGSKSK from the coding sequence ATGGCTAGAGTCGCAGGTATTGATTTACCGAAAAATAAAAGAATTGATGTAGCGTTGGAATACATCTATGGTATTGGCAAAAAGAATGCGAAAGAAGTACTCGCTAAATTGGAAGGCCAAATTGACCCCGCTACCAGAGTAAAAGACCTTACCGAACAACAGGCCGGTCTTTTGAACACCATCTTGCAAAAAGAATACAAGGTGGAAGGTGAATTGCGCAGAGAAGTAGCCCAAAACATTCACCGCTTTATTGAAATTGGTTCCTACAAAGGCCAACGCCACCGCAGAAACTTGCCGGTCCGTGGTCAACGTACCAAAACCAATAGCAGAACCCGCCGCGGCAGAAGAAAAACCGTCGGTTCTAAGTCTAAATAA
- the mreC gene encoding rod shape-determining protein MreC, with protein MQRKNKRKMNVTQGSRRRKILPVVFLLLSLFLMILPLESPVASVKAILSYVFIPQIRAAHGTVEYAGEVNQTVQTLLNVHQENERLKEEMEQLRLENAQAKEIMAENERLTASLQLSSPQGWSGIWAKTAYREPTQWNSVIIDKGTSAGVQERAAAIALKDGVPVLVGVVIECAENTAKVLLLQDEDFSAAVYALPSKEEGLISGSGSGLLKMQYLSVLSQLQKGEKVYTSSSSTIFPSGILVGEVEQVEKEVEGATAPLARVIPAANASLVRELFILIDQKKKVNK; from the coding sequence ATGCAACGAAAAAATAAACGCAAAATGAATGTGACTCAGGGAAGCCGCAGACGTAAAATTCTGCCGGTGGTTTTTTTGTTGCTTTCCTTGTTTTTGATGATTTTGCCTTTGGAAAGTCCCGTTGCTTCTGTAAAGGCTATTTTATCTTATGTCTTTATCCCTCAAATTCGTGCCGCTCATGGAACAGTAGAATATGCCGGAGAAGTAAATCAAACGGTACAAACACTTTTAAATGTTCATCAAGAAAATGAACGTCTGAAAGAAGAAATGGAGCAATTACGCTTAGAAAATGCCCAAGCTAAGGAGATTATGGCGGAAAATGAAAGATTGACGGCCTCTTTGCAATTGAGTTCTCCGCAGGGGTGGAGCGGCATTTGGGCAAAAACTGCTTATCGTGAGCCGACACAGTGGAACAGTGTTATTATTGATAAAGGCACTTCTGCAGGCGTGCAAGAAAGGGCGGCTGCTATTGCTTTAAAAGACGGCGTACCCGTGTTGGTGGGGGTCGTTATAGAATGTGCAGAAAATACGGCTAAGGTGCTTCTTTTGCAAGATGAAGATTTTTCAGCTGCAGTGTATGCGTTGCCTTCAAAAGAAGAGGGATTGATCAGCGGAAGCGGAAGCGGTCTGTTGAAAATGCAATATTTATCTGTCTTGTCCCAACTTCAAAAAGGAGAAAAAGTGTATACTTCTTCTTCCAGCACTATATTTCCTTCCGGAATTTTGGTAGGAGAAGTAGAACAAGTGGAAAAGGAAGTGGAAGGTGCCACTGCCCCGTTGGCTAGGGTGATTCCTGCGGCCAATGCTTCTTTGGTGCGGGAATTATTTATTTTGATTGATCAGAAAAAGAAAGTGAACAAATGA
- the rpsK gene encoding 30S ribosomal protein S11, whose amino-acid sequence MAEEKEIKTASAAPAAKGKKKNAKAPAFGVVHIYCSFNNTIVTVSDDKGNTIAWSTAGSHGFKGTKKSTPFAAQITCNKAAEKAVALGMREVAVKVCGPGQGRETAVRAVQQAGLTVSSIKDVTPIPHNGCRPPKARRV is encoded by the coding sequence ATGGCAGAAGAAAAAGAAATTAAAACCGCCTCTGCTGCTCCTGCGGCAAAAGGCAAAAAGAAAAACGCCAAAGCTCCTGCATTCGGCGTGGTGCATATTTATTGTTCTTTCAATAACACCATCGTGACCGTCAGCGACGACAAAGGCAACACCATTGCTTGGTCCACCGCCGGTTCTCATGGTTTCAAAGGCACCAAAAAAAGCACTCCGTTTGCTGCTCAAATTACCTGCAACAAAGCTGCTGAAAAAGCCGTTGCTTTGGGCATGCGCGAAGTAGCCGTAAAAGTTTGTGGCCCCGGTCAGGGACGTGAAACCGCTGTACGTGCTGTACAACAAGCCGGCCTTACGGTTTCCTCTATTAAAGACGTGACCCCCATCCCGCACAACGGATGCAGACCCCCTAAAGCCCGGAGAGTATAA